A DNA window from Natranaerovirga pectinivora contains the following coding sequences:
- a CDS encoding Veg family protein produces the protein MLIAKEDIIQVKRRMDEYVGSRVKVRANKGRKKVVVKEGVLENTYPSIFVVKVQNELQDSYRRVSYSYTDILTHTVELSLCREN, from the coding sequence ATGTTGATTGCAAAAGAAGACATTATACAAGTGAAACGACGTATGGATGAATATGTTGGAAGCCGAGTAAAAGTCAGAGCCAATAAAGGTCGTAAAAAAGTTGTTGTAAAAGAAGGTGTTTTAGAAAACACTTATCCTAGTATATTCGTAGTAAAAGTTCAAAATGAATTACAAGATTCTTATAGAAGAGTTTCATACAGCTATACAGATATTTTAACACATACCGTTGAATTATCATTATGTCGTGAAAACTAA
- a CDS encoding DUF3794 and LysM peptidoglycan-binding domain-containing protein translates to MALNLIRKDIQMTKTKGTSVVQITLDDDFNVPDIKPDIHKIIQERADIKVNNIETMNDKVKVKGELEFTVLYLTDTDDKPVHSLTNSMHFDEVVNMDGILEDDDIRLACNIENMMTSVINSRKLSAKGILELKAVAEEGYFINVATDVESESNYQNIKEPIRVSQVFTSKKDTYRVRDELAIPNSKPNIMEILWSNASIRNPEVRLLDDKISVKGDIALFVLYIGETDDKPVEFVEFELPYNGMLEADGCLEEMIANVSMEIFQKDIQVRPDLDGEERVLDVEIITELDIKIYEQEDVNVLRDIYSPSKDVVIKTKPVTYENILLKNQTQCKVSEKIGIKDGEPSILQICYADGDIKIDDVEITEDGIEVEGVVTVQIIYVAADDKTPINVIKDVIPFTHLIDAKGINDSCIYNVKPSIDYISCNMLDDQEVEIRSGINLNTMVFEQLTRNVIVDLEEQELEMKKIYDLPSVVGYIVKKGESLWDIAKKYYTTTDKIREINGLSAEQEVKAGDKIIIIKNVEAIIAN, encoded by the coding sequence TTGGCGTTAAATTTAATTAGAAAAGATATACAAATGACTAAAACGAAAGGAACTTCAGTAGTTCAAATTACATTAGATGATGATTTTAATGTACCAGATATAAAACCAGACATTCACAAAATTATACAGGAACGTGCAGATATTAAAGTAAATAACATAGAAACTATGAATGACAAAGTTAAAGTAAAAGGTGAATTAGAATTTACAGTATTATATTTAACAGACACAGATGATAAACCTGTACATAGTTTAACAAACTCAATGCATTTCGATGAGGTTGTTAATATGGATGGAATACTAGAAGATGATGATATTAGATTAGCATGCAATATTGAGAATATGATGACCAGTGTTATTAATTCTAGAAAACTCAGCGCAAAGGGCATATTAGAATTAAAGGCAGTAGCGGAGGAAGGCTATTTTATCAATGTGGCAACGGATGTTGAAAGCGAAAGCAACTACCAAAACATTAAAGAGCCTATTAGAGTAAGTCAAGTTTTTACAAGTAAAAAAGATACTTATAGGGTAAGGGACGAACTAGCAATACCTAATAGCAAACCAAATATTATGGAAATCTTATGGAGCAATGCTTCTATAAGAAATCCAGAAGTAAGATTATTAGATGATAAAATAAGTGTAAAAGGTGATATAGCTCTCTTTGTACTTTATATAGGGGAGACGGATGATAAACCTGTAGAATTTGTAGAATTTGAATTGCCTTACAATGGTATGTTAGAAGCAGATGGTTGTCTAGAAGAAATGATTGCTAATGTATCAATGGAAATATTCCAAAAGGATATTCAAGTTAGACCAGATTTAGACGGTGAAGAAAGAGTCTTAGATGTCGAAATAATAACAGAACTAGATATAAAAATTTATGAACAAGAAGATGTAAATGTTCTAAGAGATATCTACTCACCATCTAAAGACGTAGTAATAAAAACAAAACCTGTTACTTATGAAAATATTTTATTAAAAAATCAAACTCAATGCAAAGTGTCTGAGAAGATTGGGATAAAAGACGGAGAGCCATCTATTCTACAAATCTGTTATGCAGATGGAGATATCAAAATCGATGATGTTGAAATCACAGAAGATGGTATAGAAGTTGAAGGTGTAGTAACAGTGCAAATAATTTATGTTGCAGCTGACGATAAGACGCCTATAAATGTAATCAAAGATGTGATACCTTTTACACATTTAATAGATGCTAAAGGTATTAATGATAGTTGCATCTATAATGTGAAACCATCCATTGATTATATTAGTTGCAATATGCTTGATGATCAAGAAGTTGAAATCAGAAGTGGTATCAACTTAAATACTATGGTCTTTGAACAATTAACTAGAAATGTAATAGTAGATCTAGAAGAACAAGAATTAGAAATGAAGAAAATATACGATTTACCAAGTGTAGTAGGTTATATTGTTAAAAAAGGGGAAAGCCTTTGGGATATAGCTAAAAAATACTATACAACAACTGATAAAATAAGGGAAATAAATGGATTGTCAGCAGAACAGGAAGTAAAAGCAGGAGATAAAATCATAATAATTAAAAATGTTGAAGCCATTATAGCAAACTAA
- a CDS encoding CotS family spore coat protein has product MIENINKIVENYGFKVKNYYRGRGAHICETNKGVKLLKEMETTVNRTWFEFYVKKHLIEKGFTDVDQFNLVEDKPFYELNDKKYILKDWCTGRECNLYDEKETIQAVENLAKIHKGLQNVSFPEHSVVYSNLGDLTYNLKRHTNELKKVRKYIRNKSHWSEFDILFLKNYSYYYSKAKESINGFEVSDYNSLVKDAQSKGQVCHGQYTQHNVLLTNSSTMTVNFEKSCLDLQIMDLYHFIRKVMEKNNWNANYGMKMIEAYNKVNSLDQDGLEILYFTLLYPEKFWKIANYYFNTRKAWEPKLSLEKLQKIITQKETKHEFLSMLEKSCK; this is encoded by the coding sequence GTGATAGAAAACATAAATAAGATAGTAGAAAATTACGGATTTAAAGTGAAAAATTACTATAGAGGAAGAGGTGCTCATATATGTGAGACCAATAAAGGCGTAAAACTCTTAAAAGAAATGGAAACCACAGTTAATAGAACATGGTTTGAGTTTTACGTGAAAAAACATTTAATTGAAAAGGGATTTACGGATGTAGATCAGTTTAACTTAGTGGAAGATAAACCTTTTTATGAATTAAATGACAAAAAGTATATTTTGAAAGATTGGTGTACAGGTAGAGAATGTAATTTATACGATGAGAAAGAAACCATTCAAGCAGTGGAAAACTTAGCTAAGATACATAAAGGGCTTCAAAATGTAAGTTTTCCAGAACATAGTGTTGTGTATAGTAATCTTGGAGATCTTACATATAATTTAAAAAGACATACAAATGAACTAAAAAAAGTACGTAAATATATACGAAATAAAAGTCATTGGTCAGAATTTGATATATTATTTTTGAAAAATTACAGCTATTATTATAGTAAAGCCAAAGAATCCATAAATGGGTTTGAGGTATCAGATTACAATTCTCTTGTAAAAGATGCTCAAAGCAAAGGTCAGGTTTGCCATGGTCAGTATACCCAACATAATGTTTTATTAACAAATAGTTCTACAATGACTGTTAATTTTGAAAAAAGTTGCTTAGACCTTCAGATAATGGATTTATACCATTTCATTAGAAAAGTAATGGAGAAAAACAATTGGAATGCAAATTATGGGATGAAAATGATAGAGGCATATAATAAGGTGAATTCTTTGGATCAAGATGGTTTAGAAATATTATACTTTACGTTATTATATCCAGAAAAGTTTTGGAAAATAGCCAATTACTATTTTAATACAAGAAAAGCCTGGGAGCCAAAATTAAGTTTAGAAAAACTCCAAAAAATAATTACTCAAAAGGAAACAAAACATGAATTTCTATCAATGTTAGAAAAAAGTTGTAAATGA
- a CDS encoding PEGA domain-containing protein codes for MKKSINFSKVIFIMGILLLILINLTACQQTTNTRPNNNNSDDEEILIDQEFDRILGVIKNVDTANRRLFVYDIENEKLVTLNIDGSVVLQNKFGEPITLQQFKMGDMVRTKYEINTLVPEQVQITAQVWEFQRVSNVIVNKENQTVQRGNDHFKYTDEVLVLYNGIPIEITDVTPNDQVTLKGYRDKVWVIILDSGHGFIELKNHEYFIDGIIEVGSNIMEVIKSRTRIPVPVGVHRIVIDKPQHDPVIREVMIEKDQVVILDLGRDVPREGDLKINLAQSDVKVYINGKRFDDLSNPIRLPFGVYVIVAEKEGYLRYEDSINFNQPQFSYPINLEKQEQQVISNYMHVNSPSNVELYLNGDYIGMIPVSIPIKPGNHSITLRREGYFSKLYTVEILDNGKDSFFTFPELVKIQSNTEGNSENVNETNVQE; via the coding sequence ATGAAAAAAAGCATTAATTTTTCTAAAGTTATTTTTATAATGGGTATATTGCTACTAATATTAATAAATTTAACAGCATGTCAACAAACTACCAATACAAGACCCAATAATAATAATTCAGATGATGAAGAAATTCTAATTGATCAAGAATTTGATAGAATTCTAGGTGTTATTAAAAATGTTGATACGGCAAATAGAAGGTTGTTTGTATACGATATCGAAAATGAAAAATTAGTTACACTTAATATTGATGGGTCAGTTGTATTGCAAAACAAGTTTGGAGAACCAATCACGCTGCAACAGTTTAAGATGGGTGATATGGTAAGGACAAAATATGAGATTAATACACTTGTTCCAGAACAAGTACAAATTACAGCTCAAGTTTGGGAGTTCCAAAGAGTATCCAATGTTATAGTAAATAAAGAAAATCAAACAGTTCAAAGAGGAAATGATCATTTTAAGTATACAGACGAAGTATTGGTTTTGTATAATGGGATTCCTATAGAAATAACAGATGTAACACCAAATGATCAAGTTACATTAAAAGGATATAGAGATAAAGTATGGGTTATTATATTAGACAGTGGACATGGTTTTATTGAACTTAAAAATCATGAATATTTTATTGATGGCATTATAGAAGTTGGATCAAACATTATGGAAGTTATTAAAAGCAGAACTAGGATACCTGTGCCAGTAGGTGTCCATAGAATAGTTATAGACAAACCTCAGCACGATCCAGTTATAAGAGAAGTCATGATTGAAAAAGACCAAGTAGTAATTTTGGACTTAGGAAGAGATGTTCCTAGAGAAGGAGATCTTAAAATAAACCTAGCTCAGTCTGATGTTAAAGTATATATAAATGGCAAAAGATTTGATGACTTATCAAATCCTATAAGATTGCCGTTTGGGGTTTATGTAATAGTTGCAGAAAAAGAGGGTTATTTAAGATACGAAGACAGCATAAACTTTAATCAGCCACAATTTAGTTATCCTATAAATCTTGAAAAACAAGAACAACAAGTAATCTCTAATTATATGCACGTTAATAGTCCATCTAATGTAGAATTGTATTTAAATGGTGATTACATAGGTATGATACCAGTCTCTATACCTATCAAGCCAGGCAATCATTCTATAACACTAAGAAGAGAGGGTTATTTTTCAAAACTATATACTGTAGAAATATTAGATAATGGCAAAGACAGCTTTTTTACTTTTCCAGAACTGGTTAAGATTCAATCTAATACTGAAGGTAATAGTGAAAATGTAAATGAGACAAATGTTCAAGAATAA
- a CDS encoding DEAD/DEAH box helicase: MEMTEDKWIDSIDIKSFLKTAWGTSGFKAPTFIQKQAIPLILEGKDVIAESPTGSGKTLAYLVPLLNKIDPEKKELQVVVLAPSHELVMQILGVIQNWTKGTTIRSEGIIGGANIKRQVENLRSHPHIIVASTGRLIELIKMKKVKMHEVKTIVVDEFDVLIAQEHVDNVKNIIKTTLRDRQLVFFSATLSDRTSQIGSEVMKDPETIIINKDEGIPSITEHYYIVCDQRDKIDYIRKIVRSSPNVKALAFINDVEKLSIISEKLKFKNMPLGILTSESSKSERKEALINFRRGKFPLLIATDVAARGLDIEGLTHVINWDLPSSPKQYIHRAGRTGRMGAQGTVVSTVTQGEENILMRMASKAEITITKKRLVQGEMADTTNRKPTSNDSKKKSSTITSKTKYQPKNNGNRNNKKK; the protein is encoded by the coding sequence ATGGAGATGACAGAAGATAAATGGATAGATTCAATAGATATAAAATCTTTTTTAAAAACAGCTTGGGGGACATCAGGTTTTAAAGCACCTACTTTTATTCAAAAACAAGCAATTCCATTAATTCTAGAAGGAAAAGATGTCATTGCAGAATCACCAACAGGCTCAGGAAAAACCTTAGCCTATTTAGTACCATTATTAAATAAGATTGACCCAGAAAAGAAAGAATTACAAGTCGTGGTGTTAGCCCCTTCCCATGAATTGGTTATGCAAATATTGGGTGTGATTCAAAACTGGACAAAAGGAACGACTATTAGAAGTGAAGGCATCATTGGTGGGGCTAATATAAAACGTCAAGTAGAAAACTTAAGAAGCCATCCACATATAATTGTTGCAAGTACAGGTAGATTGATTGAATTAATCAAAATGAAAAAAGTGAAAATGCATGAAGTAAAGACAATTGTAGTAGATGAATTTGATGTACTTATTGCACAGGAACATGTTGATAATGTAAAAAACATCATAAAAACCACTTTAAGAGATAGACAGTTAGTATTCTTCTCAGCTACCCTATCTGATCGTACAAGCCAGATTGGTAGTGAGGTAATGAAGGATCCAGAAACCATAATAATTAATAAAGATGAAGGCATTCCTTCTATAACGGAACATTATTATATTGTATGTGACCAAAGAGATAAAATCGACTATATAAGAAAAATTGTAAGATCATCTCCAAATGTGAAAGCCTTAGCATTTATTAATGATGTTGAAAAACTATCCATTATAAGTGAAAAATTAAAATTTAAAAATATGCCACTAGGTATACTAACAAGTGAATCTTCTAAAAGTGAGAGAAAAGAGGCACTTATTAATTTTAGAAGGGGCAAATTCCCATTACTAATAGCCACAGATGTAGCAGCTAGAGGGTTAGATATTGAAGGGCTAACCCATGTCATTAATTGGGATCTGCCTAGTAGTCCAAAACAGTATATTCACAGAGCAGGACGAACAGGAAGAATGGGAGCACAAGGCACGGTGGTATCAACGGTGACTCAAGGTGAAGAAAATATATTAATGAGAATGGCGAGTAAAGCAGAGATAACCATTACAAAGAAAAGACTGGTTCAAGGGGAAATGGCTGACACAACAAATAGAAAACCAACTTCAAATGATAGTAAAAAAAAGAGCTCAACAATTACCTCAAAAACCAAATACCAACCTAAAAATAATGGCAATAGAAATAACAAGAAAAAATAG
- a CDS encoding MutS-related protein, which produces MKDVSKHLKSINDFSLLYPMGKENSFQKLSEIVCNDLSIDYICSFLSKKENEQRKIRGILTDIPNDEEVITYRSMVYKDLKNHPEFCIKVEEALEEIELLNEYGKTKKDWDSSNLWELVSRLKELEVYIECIKKLKSSIELSSFESEGLKNLNAYVNGIYNDSGFSEFQEDVEKIGYDISAIKSISLGVNLDENLNPIEAGIVSINSEAFKGQTFLKNFLTYHKKRSSNNTSDLFQGMTYFKHTASNGINPLMNNLTKIVENMLQPIVKDLKKTLKKYMNVSGLALVNIADEIRFYIRFLELEKKIKDIGLPVCIGQTNPINDSECKLEDFYNIKLAICKLKGEIQHDIIRNDLIFTKDQRIFILTGPNRGGKTIFTQGIGLAFLFFNSGVFIPCANGVMKPCDNIFTHFPADENSTVEMGRLGEESNRLSDICGKATSKSLILFNESFATTSHTESLFIAKDVVKYLCYLGARTCFNTHIHELAESVEEINKEIDAAHNAVSLVMGLENGERSFKVKISKPQGISFARDIAYKYGITFEQLKNRRIIS; this is translated from the coding sequence GTGAAAGATGTAAGCAAACATTTAAAATCTATCAATGACTTTAGTCTTTTATATCCAATGGGTAAAGAGAATTCCTTTCAAAAGCTTAGTGAGATTGTATGTAATGACTTATCAATTGATTATATTTGTTCATTCTTAAGCAAAAAGGAAAATGAACAAAGAAAGATACGTGGTATCTTAACAGATATCCCTAATGATGAAGAGGTTATAACATATCGTAGTATGGTATATAAAGATTTAAAAAACCATCCGGAGTTTTGTATTAAAGTAGAGGAAGCTCTTGAGGAAATTGAATTGTTAAATGAATATGGAAAGACAAAAAAAGACTGGGATAGCTCTAATTTATGGGAGCTTGTTAGTAGACTAAAAGAATTAGAGGTATATATAGAATGTATAAAAAAACTAAAAAGTAGCATAGAGCTTTCCAGTTTTGAATCAGAAGGACTTAAAAATCTCAATGCCTATGTAAATGGTATATATAATGACAGTGGCTTTTCAGAGTTTCAAGAAGATGTTGAAAAAATTGGGTATGATATTTCTGCAATTAAAAGTATTTCGCTTGGTGTAAATCTAGATGAGAACTTAAACCCAATAGAAGCTGGTATCGTATCCATAAATAGCGAAGCCTTTAAGGGACAAACGTTTCTTAAAAACTTTTTAACATATCATAAAAAAAGAAGTAGCAACAACACTTCTGACTTGTTTCAAGGGATGACTTATTTTAAACATACTGCTAGTAATGGCATTAATCCCTTAATGAATAATTTAACAAAAATTGTTGAAAACATGTTACAGCCAATTGTGAAAGATCTAAAAAAAACATTGAAAAAATATATGAATGTTAGTGGATTGGCGTTGGTTAATATAGCTGATGAAATACGCTTTTATATAAGATTTTTAGAGTTAGAAAAAAAAATCAAGGATATAGGGTTGCCGGTATGCATTGGGCAAACCAACCCAATTAATGATAGTGAGTGTAAACTAGAGGATTTTTATAATATTAAGTTAGCAATATGTAAGTTAAAAGGAGAAATTCAACACGATATTATTAGAAATGATTTGATTTTTACTAAGGACCAAAGGATTTTTATTTTAACTGGTCCCAATCGTGGTGGAAAAACCATATTTACTCAAGGTATTGGATTAGCCTTTTTATTTTTTAACAGTGGTGTATTTATTCCTTGTGCCAACGGCGTTATGAAACCTTGTGATAATATTTTTACTCACTTTCCAGCTGATGAGAACAGTACTGTTGAAATGGGTAGATTAGGTGAAGAGTCTAATCGCTTAAGTGATATTTGTGGTAAAGCCACCTCCAAAAGCTTGATTTTGTTTAATGAATCCTTTGCAACCACAAGTCATACAGAATCTTTATTTATAGCAAAAGATGTAGTGAAATACTTGTGTTATCTAGGTGCAAGAACATGTTTTAATACACATATTCATGAGCTTGCCGAATCCGTAGAAGAAATTAATAAAGAGATAGATGCAGCCCATAATGCGGTAAGTTTAGTGATGGGTTTGGAAAATGGAGAACGCTCTTTCAAAGTTAAAATATCAAAGCCTCAAGGCATAAGCTTTGCAAGGGATATTGCTTATAAATATGGCATCACATTTGAACAATTAAAAAACAGAAGAATTATTAGTTAA
- a CDS encoding protease complex subunit PrcB family protein — translation MKKILFLVVLLSLILTACKTEKIDQGNRKSDLEFTVIDEDDAPQEIINMIENQKQEPFRFSYANGNDLYIVVGYGEQPTGGYSIQVKDLYVTENAIVIDTDLIGPSKEDLVTMALTYPRVIVKTEYIDKPVYYN, via the coding sequence ATGAAGAAAATTTTATTTTTAGTAGTCCTATTGTCTTTAATACTTACAGCATGTAAAACAGAAAAAATAGATCAAGGTAATCGAAAAAGTGATTTAGAATTTACTGTTATTGATGAGGATGATGCACCTCAAGAGATAATAAATATGATAGAAAATCAAAAGCAGGAGCCCTTTAGATTTAGTTATGCTAATGGCAATGATCTATATATAGTTGTTGGATATGGAGAGCAACCAACTGGAGGGTATAGTATACAGGTTAAAGACTTATATGTGACAGAAAATGCTATTGTCATTGATACAGATTTAATAGGACCGTCGAAAGAAGACTTAGTAACAATGGCTTTAACATATCCTAGAGTTATAGTAAAGACAGAGTACATAGACAAACCTGTTTATTACAACTAA
- the lepB gene encoding signal peptidase I encodes MKLLDKIEMLEWIKIIIFSLLVILLFHWIIWPIRVYGRSMEKTLYHNDFMIISKAITFINPIENGDIIVIEVPMDDKEALAVKRIIGVSGDHVIIKDEDVYVNGIKINEDYILGKTYGDIDTIVENGYVFVLGDNRQISKDSRDFGSIPLNKIRGKVIVNFRFM; translated from the coding sequence ATGAAACTTTTGGATAAAATAGAAATGTTAGAGTGGATAAAAATAATAATATTTTCTTTACTTGTTATCTTATTATTCCATTGGATTATTTGGCCTATTCGTGTATATGGACGTTCCATGGAAAAAACTCTTTATCATAATGATTTTATGATCATCTCTAAAGCCATTACATTTATTAACCCCATTGAAAATGGAGACATTATAGTAATAGAGGTTCCTATGGATGATAAGGAGGCTCTAGCTGTAAAAAGAATAATTGGAGTAAGTGGCGACCATGTTATTATAAAAGATGAAGATGTTTATGTTAATGGTATAAAAATTAACGAAGATTATATATTAGGTAAAACATATGGTGATATAGATACTATAGTAGAAAATGGTTATGTTTTTGTACTAGGAGACAATAGACAAATAAGTAAAGATAGCCGAGATTTTGGGTCTATTCCACTTAACAAAATAAGAGGAAAAGTTATAGTTAATTTTAGATTTATGTAA
- a CDS encoding phospho-sugar mutase, with amino-acid sequence MKHLEIYNEWINDAYFDEETKGELLQIKDENEIKERFYKELEFGTGGLRGIIGPGTNRINIYTIRKATQGLANYIIKQGKEAVKKGVAIAYDSRYMSYEFALETALVLNGNGIKTFMFDTLKSTPELSFATRQLGCVSGVVITASHNPPEYNGYKVYWDDGAQVTSPKDIGIIKEVNAIKSFKEVNRLEINEAKKKGLYNIIGKDMDELYIGELKKLILNQEAINQEGDNLKIVYTPLHGTGNIPVQRILNEVGFSQVYVVPEQAEPDSNFSTVGYPNPEDMNVYTLAIDLARKTQGDIILATDPDADRIGVLVKGEEEYIPLTGNMLGVLIADYILTKRIENSDFPSNGALIKTIVSTNMINEVAKYYGVTLIEVLTGFKYIGEKIKEFEQTGDYTYLFGFEESYGYLIGTHARDKDAIVATMTLCEIAAYYKTKGLTLWEGMLSLYEKYGYFKETQQSITLKGIDGIEKMNTMLKELRNNQLSNIGNNKVLSTIDYLNEKATGLPKSNVLYFELENNGWVCVRPSGTEPKVKIYFGIKGISMEDTHKKLNDLQDDFMKIMENK; translated from the coding sequence TTGAAACACTTAGAAATTTACAATGAATGGATCAATGATGCTTATTTTGATGAGGAAACAAAAGGAGAATTGTTACAAATTAAAGATGAGAATGAAATTAAAGAAAGGTTCTATAAAGAACTAGAGTTTGGAACAGGCGGATTAAGAGGGATAATTGGCCCAGGGACTAATAGAATCAATATTTACACTATAAGGAAAGCAACTCAAGGATTAGCTAATTACATTATTAAACAAGGTAAAGAAGCAGTAAAAAAGGGTGTAGCTATTGCATATGATTCAAGATATATGTCTTATGAATTTGCGCTAGAAACAGCATTAGTCCTTAATGGCAATGGTATAAAAACATTTATGTTTGATACTCTAAAATCAACACCAGAGTTATCTTTTGCGACTAGACAATTAGGATGTGTTTCAGGAGTTGTTATAACGGCTAGTCATAATCCACCAGAATACAATGGTTACAAAGTATATTGGGATGATGGTGCTCAAGTTACATCACCAAAAGACATAGGGATTATCAAAGAAGTTAATGCTATAAAGTCTTTTAAAGAAGTTAATAGACTAGAAATAAATGAAGCAAAGAAAAAAGGCTTATATAACATCATTGGCAAAGATATGGATGAATTATATATTGGTGAATTAAAAAAGTTAATACTTAATCAAGAGGCAATTAACCAAGAAGGGGATAATTTAAAGATCGTATATACACCACTTCATGGAACAGGAAATATTCCGGTACAAAGAATTTTAAATGAAGTGGGATTCTCACAGGTCTATGTGGTACCAGAACAAGCAGAACCAGATAGTAATTTCTCTACTGTTGGTTATCCAAATCCAGAGGATATGAATGTGTATACATTAGCAATAGATTTAGCAAGGAAAACACAAGGAGATATAATCTTAGCCACAGATCCGGATGCAGATAGAATTGGTGTATTGGTAAAGGGCGAAGAGGAATACATTCCTTTAACAGGAAATATGTTAGGGGTATTGATTGCTGACTATATACTTACTAAAAGAATTGAAAATAGCGATTTTCCTTCAAATGGTGCTTTAATTAAAACCATTGTTTCAACAAATATGATTAATGAAGTAGCTAAGTACTATGGTGTGACATTAATTGAAGTTCTTACTGGATTTAAATATATAGGTGAAAAGATAAAAGAATTTGAACAAACTGGTGATTACACATATTTATTTGGTTTTGAAGAAAGTTATGGGTATTTAATAGGTACTCATGCAAGGGATAAAGATGCAATAGTTGCAACTATGACCCTTTGTGAAATAGCTGCTTATTATAAAACCAAAGGATTGACCTTATGGGAAGGTATGTTGTCCCTTTATGAAAAGTACGGATATTTCAAAGAAACCCAACAATCAATTACCCTTAAGGGCATTGATGGTATAGAGAAAATGAATACAATGTTGAAAGAACTAAGAAATAACCAATTAAGTAATATTGGTAACAACAAGGTATTGTCAACCATAGATTATCTAAATGAAAAAGCCACTGGGTTACCAAAGTCCAATGTATTGTACTTTGAATTGGAAAACAATGGATGGGTTTGTGTAAGACCATCAGGCACTGAACCAAAAGTAAAAATATATTTTGGTATTAAAGGGATTTCAATGGAGGATACCCATAAAAAACTAAATGATCTTCAAGATGATTTTATGAAAATAATGGAAAACAAATAA
- the ispE gene encoding 4-(cytidine 5'-diphospho)-2-C-methyl-D-erythritol kinase yields the protein MESIHLKARAKINLALDILNRRPDGYHEVRMIMQTINLFDRLYLKKINKPEIIIKTNLPFIPTDNNNLVYKAADLIRKEFDISQGLYIQLHKVIPVAAGLAGGSSDAAAVLTGLNTLYNLNLSNKDLMALGVTIGADVPYCIMRGTALAEGIGEKLTPLDPMPNCYILIVKPNINVSTAYVYSKVNINEFETRPNIDKMIEAIKSSDLNKISSCMGNVLETVTIKEYPVIDKLKRLMLEKGAIGSMMSGSGPTVFGIFDDKIKARKALYDFKIDSSSVKQAFLTTIFNRKG from the coding sequence ATGGAAAGTATACATTTAAAAGCAAGAGCAAAAATAAATTTAGCTTTAGACATTCTTAATCGTAGGCCAGACGGCTATCATGAAGTAAGAATGATTATGCAGACGATTAATTTATTTGATCGATTATATTTAAAAAAGATAAATAAGCCGGAAATAATTATTAAAACAAATCTGCCCTTTATTCCAACAGATAATAATAATTTAGTGTATAAAGCCGCTGATCTAATAAGAAAAGAATTTGATATTTCTCAAGGTCTGTATATTCAATTGCATAAAGTAATACCTGTTGCAGCTGGATTAGCAGGTGGAAGCAGTGATGCAGCTGCTGTGCTAACAGGGTTAAATACTTTGTATAATCTTAACTTATCAAATAAAGACTTAATGGCATTAGGTGTTACTATTGGTGCCGATGTTCCTTACTGCATAATGAGGGGAACTGCATTGGCTGAAGGCATAGGAGAAAAACTAACACCATTAGATCCAATGCCCAATTGTTACATATTAATTGTGAAGCCTAATATTAATGTTTCAACAGCTTATGTATACTCAAAGGTGAATATAAATGAATTTGAAACCAGGCCAAATATTGATAAGATGATAGAAGCTATTAAAAGTAGTGATTTAAATAAAATATCTAGTTGTATGGGAAATGTACTAGAAACCGTTACTATAAAAGAATACCCAGTTATTGATAAGTTGAAAAGATTAATGCTTGAAAAAGGAGCTATTGGGTCTATGATGAGTGGTAGTGGACCTACAGTTTTTGGAATTTTTGATGATAAGATTAAAGCTAGAAAAGCGTTGTATGATTTTAAGATAGATAGTAGTAGTGTAAAACAAGCGTTTTTAACAACGATTTTTAATAGGAAAGGGTAG